A section of the Rhodobacter sp. genome encodes:
- a CDS encoding CBS domain-containing protein, translated as MIVSQILKTKGTGIVTIAPGSTLREVVELLSTRRIGAVVVSADGKAAQGIVSERDIVRELGRAGPACLDQTVDKVMTRAIYSCAPGDTTLSVLETMTTRRFRHMPVMEDNIMIGFISIGDVVAARLSELQAEKDALTGMIMGN; from the coding sequence ATGATTGTCAGCCAGATTCTCAAGACCAAGGGAACGGGGATCGTGACCATCGCGCCCGGTTCGACGCTCCGTGAGGTGGTCGAATTGCTGTCCACCCGCCGGATCGGGGCCGTGGTGGTCTCGGCCGACGGCAAGGCCGCGCAAGGGATCGTGTCCGAGCGCGACATCGTTCGCGAACTGGGCCGCGCGGGGCCGGCCTGCCTGGACCAGACCGTGGACAAGGTGATGACCCGCGCCATCTATTCCTGCGCGCCGGGCGACACCACGCTTTCGGTGCTGGAAACCATGACCACTCGCCGCTTTCGCCACATGCCGGTGATGGAAGACAACATCATGATCGGCTTCATCTCGATCGGGGATGTGGTCGCGGCGCGCTTGAGCGAATTGCAGGCCGAGAAGGATGCGCTGACCGGCATGATCATGGGCAACTGA
- the coaD gene encoding pantetheine-phosphate adenylyltransferase, with translation MRIGLYPGTFDPLTLGHMDIITRACALVDRLVIGVAINRDKGPLFSLDERVAMVEGETAALSARTGVEIVVHPFENLLIDCARDVGAGVIIRGLRAVADFEYEFQMVGMNRALDDKIETVFLMADARRQAIASKLVKEIARLGGDVTKFVPAPINTALRDRFGPALSRDR, from the coding sequence ATGCGTATCGGACTGTATCCGGGGACCTTCGACCCGCTGACGCTGGGCCATATGGACATCATCACCCGCGCCTGCGCACTGGTGGACCGTCTGGTGATCGGCGTGGCGATCAACCGCGACAAAGGGCCGCTGTTCTCTCTGGACGAACGCGTGGCGATGGTCGAGGGCGAGACGGCGGCGCTGTCCGCGCGCACCGGCGTCGAGATCGTCGTGCACCCGTTCGAGAACCTGCTGATCGACTGCGCCCGCGATGTCGGCGCCGGGGTCATCATCCGGGGTCTGCGCGCGGTCGCGGATTTCGAATACGAATTCCAGATGGTCGGCATGAACCGCGCGCTCGACGACAAGATCGAGACCGTGTTCCTGATGGCCGATGCGCGCCGCCAGGCGATCGCCTCGAAGCTGGTCAAGGAAATCGCCCGCCTGGGGGGCGACGTCACCAAATTCGTGCCCGCGCCGATCAACACCGCGCTGCGCGACCGCTTTGGTCCGGCGCTGAGCCGCGACCGCTGA